A single Crateriforma conspicua DNA region contains:
- a CDS encoding outer membrane protein assembly factor BamB family protein, whose amino-acid sequence MISVIARPSRHWIWWVIIGVIGTQSAQGAWPTFRRSPTRNAVSDESGFDSPPRLAWRHRPAFGPQTAWHGPAKWDAYANLSGLHSMRGYDQAFYVIAAVVSESDDGGEPSLFYASSAEHCVRRLDAATGEVLWTYFVDAPVRITPTLDGNRLFFAADDGCVYCLAARSGELVWKFTAQSGGRQIVNNGNLIPEWPIRTGVTVLDGIAYFAASLLPWNQSYFYAVDAATGQQIYCVEQADATFEGPLVASPKHLIAPQGRVAPLLLDRDNGQLLGQLSGGGGSFCVLVDESTMIHGPGNKAGWMTVSSTESREKIATHESARRVVHVDDVTYFCTAKDIVAYDTSQEQLWATTLGETLDLIAADDVLLAAGVGQIAALEPENGDLLWSLPVNGRVKGLAIDQGRLFASLDDGTIIAYQRAENGQPITANVEPIEVDEEFSDSPNTKFAKSAADVSGHRVAVGPWLRFAADGTAEVNWISSQPCASKLVFRSGGHTREMEDAQATTEHRVVIDDLQPRHIYHYKIVDQVDGRSVPTAWYECDTFFNYHRDRSSIAGVAGAGGETDTHYDSVAGELAGLFENPKGLCLVLGTSDGARFAEALARATEMRVHVLDPDAQRVEAARRRLVDAGVYGVMVSVRAMSDDQMQTVTDRIATVVTSGAMIDGRDCPYERSEMDRLVSPNGLVAIPNRSMEKQDGQDLTWQIRQGKRLQGSGDWSHVYGRPDNAAYAGEELDHCTSADDLAVQWIGRPGPRYQSDRSGRKTPPLSVAGRLFLQGLDRIVCVDAYNGSVLWSLETPYFSRFNLPRDCGNWCADERFVYALIRDHCWKIDAVTGDVRATWRIPDESLPKVDGGYAWGYIGRSDDVLVGSVNRADANWTDYFGGPGWYDATTGEETRKIVSDRLFVMDAGTGKQRWATDRLILNTTITIDDGLLYFAEVAGDSMGDRDTRRLEGEPFWDAVRLVALDLKDGRQVWTRPVQGRRGDVAFWMAVSQGRLITVASADVKFDVRAYDSRTGEPIWDNEAAWGKGKADHGTHLSRPAIVNDQVIVRPAVFSLSSGQRSPDDMPVSGCGTYACSSDAMFFRAWSGQQFAMWSPKTNEYTRWSRLRPDCWLSTIPASGLLLSPEGGGGCSCGNWLETSLAFIPKSQLSQFPDADSADAQDAAAVTDPAVSTAAGVLP is encoded by the coding sequence ATGATATCCGTTATCGCTCGCCCGTCACGTCACTGGATCTGGTGGGTGATCATCGGCGTCATCGGAACGCAGTCTGCCCAGGGGGCTTGGCCGACCTTTCGACGTTCGCCGACCCGCAATGCCGTTAGTGATGAAAGTGGTTTCGATTCTCCGCCCCGTTTGGCTTGGCGGCATCGGCCGGCTTTTGGACCACAGACCGCTTGGCATGGTCCCGCCAAGTGGGATGCGTATGCAAACTTGAGTGGTCTGCATTCGATGCGCGGATACGACCAAGCGTTTTATGTCATCGCGGCTGTCGTTTCGGAATCCGATGATGGCGGTGAGCCCAGTTTGTTTTACGCTTCATCGGCGGAACATTGCGTTCGGCGTTTGGACGCGGCAACCGGTGAAGTGCTGTGGACGTACTTTGTGGATGCACCGGTTCGTATCACGCCGACGTTGGATGGCAATCGTCTGTTCTTTGCCGCGGACGACGGTTGTGTTTATTGCCTGGCTGCGCGTTCGGGCGAACTTGTGTGGAAGTTCACGGCGCAGTCGGGCGGTCGGCAAATCGTCAACAATGGAAACTTGATCCCCGAATGGCCGATCCGCACGGGCGTCACGGTGCTGGACGGCATCGCCTACTTTGCCGCGTCGCTTTTGCCTTGGAATCAGTCGTATTTCTATGCGGTCGATGCAGCCACGGGGCAACAGATCTATTGCGTGGAACAAGCCGATGCGACCTTCGAAGGCCCCTTGGTGGCATCGCCCAAGCATCTGATCGCTCCGCAAGGACGTGTCGCGCCGCTATTGTTGGATCGCGATAACGGTCAGCTTTTGGGCCAGCTTTCTGGTGGCGGTGGTTCGTTCTGTGTCTTGGTGGACGAATCGACCATGATCCATGGACCGGGGAACAAGGCCGGATGGATGACGGTCAGCAGCACGGAATCACGTGAAAAGATCGCGACGCATGAATCGGCGCGCCGTGTGGTGCACGTGGATGACGTGACGTATTTCTGCACCGCCAAAGACATCGTCGCTTATGACACGTCGCAGGAGCAGTTGTGGGCAACGACGTTGGGCGAAACGTTGGATCTGATCGCTGCCGATGATGTGTTGTTGGCGGCGGGGGTGGGCCAGATTGCGGCGCTAGAACCTGAAAACGGCGACTTGCTTTGGTCGTTACCGGTCAACGGGCGTGTCAAAGGATTGGCCATCGACCAAGGGCGTTTGTTCGCCAGCTTGGATGATGGCACCATCATTGCGTACCAACGTGCGGAGAATGGCCAGCCGATCACGGCGAACGTCGAACCGATCGAAGTCGACGAGGAGTTCTCAGATTCGCCAAACACAAAGTTTGCAAAGTCGGCGGCGGATGTTTCAGGGCATCGCGTCGCCGTCGGACCATGGTTGCGTTTCGCAGCCGATGGAACGGCCGAGGTGAACTGGATCAGCAGCCAGCCGTGTGCGTCCAAATTGGTCTTCCGCAGCGGTGGACATACCCGTGAGATGGAAGATGCCCAGGCAACGACGGAGCATCGCGTTGTCATTGACGATCTGCAACCCAGACACATCTATCACTACAAGATCGTCGATCAAGTCGATGGTCGCTCGGTGCCCACAGCGTGGTACGAATGCGACACGTTCTTCAACTACCATCGGGATCGTTCAAGTATCGCGGGGGTGGCCGGAGCGGGCGGCGAAACGGACACCCACTACGATTCGGTTGCCGGTGAATTGGCCGGGCTGTTTGAGAATCCCAAAGGACTGTGCTTGGTATTGGGGACCAGCGATGGGGCACGTTTTGCCGAAGCGTTGGCGCGTGCGACGGAAATGCGAGTCCACGTGTTGGATCCGGACGCCCAGCGGGTCGAAGCGGCAAGGCGTCGCCTGGTCGACGCGGGTGTCTACGGCGTGATGGTCAGCGTGCGGGCAATGAGTGACGACCAGATGCAAACGGTGACCGATCGGATTGCCACGGTGGTCACGTCGGGGGCGATGATTGACGGACGCGACTGTCCCTATGAAAGAAGCGAAATGGATCGCTTGGTCAGCCCCAACGGTCTGGTGGCGATTCCCAACCGATCCATGGAAAAGCAGGACGGTCAGGATTTGACTTGGCAAATTCGTCAAGGAAAACGACTGCAAGGCAGCGGTGATTGGAGCCACGTGTATGGCCGGCCCGACAACGCGGCCTATGCGGGCGAAGAATTGGATCACTGTACCAGTGCGGACGATTTGGCGGTTCAGTGGATCGGTCGCCCGGGGCCTCGCTATCAGTCAGATCGCAGCGGTCGAAAGACGCCGCCGTTGTCGGTTGCCGGCAGGCTTTTCCTGCAAGGGTTGGATCGAATCGTATGTGTTGATGCCTACAACGGATCGGTCTTGTGGTCGCTGGAAACACCGTACTTCAGTCGATTCAACCTGCCTCGTGATTGCGGCAATTGGTGTGCGGACGAACGTTTTGTCTATGCGTTGATTCGCGATCACTGCTGGAAGATCGATGCGGTCACAGGCGATGTCCGCGCGACTTGGCGGATCCCTGATGAATCTTTGCCAAAGGTCGATGGCGGTTATGCGTGGGGATACATCGGCCGTTCCGACGACGTGTTGGTGGGAAGTGTGAATCGAGCCGACGCGAACTGGACCGACTACTTCGGCGGTCCCGGCTGGTATGACGCAACGACGGGCGAAGAGACGCGAAAGATCGTCAGCGATCGTTTGTTCGTCATGGACGCGGGCACCGGCAAGCAGCGATGGGCGACCGATCGGTTGATTTTGAACACCACGATCACGATCGATGACGGCTTGTTGTACTTTGCCGAAGTCGCCGGAGATTCGATGGGTGATCGTGACACGCGGCGTCTGGAGGGCGAACCCTTTTGGGACGCCGTCCGTTTGGTGGCGTTGGACTTGAAAGACGGACGTCAAGTTTGGACACGCCCGGTTCAGGGCCGACGCGGTGACGTCGCATTTTGGATGGCCGTGTCGCAGGGACGGCTGATCACGGTCGCATCGGCGGATGTGAAGTTCGATGTTCGCGCGTATGACAGCCGGACGGGCGAACCCATTTGGGACAACGAAGCGGCGTGGGGAAAAGGAAAAGCGGATCACGGGACGCACTTGTCACGACCGGCCATTGTCAACGACCAAGTCATCGTTCGGCCGGCGGTGTTCAGTCTTTCCAGCGGCCAGCGGTCCCCCGATGACATGCCGGTCAGCGGGTGCGGGACGTATGCCTGCAGCAGTGACGCCATGTTCTTTCGCGCGTGGTCCGGCCAGCAGTTTGCAATGTGGAGTCCCAAGACGAACGAGTACACGCGTTGGAGCCGACTGCGACCGGATTGTTGGCTCAGCACGATCCCCGCTTCGGGGTTGTTGCTGTCGCCCGAGGGTGGTGGCGGGTGCAGTTGCGGGAACTGGCTGGAGACATCGTTGGCCTTCATTCCCAAGTCGCAGTTGTCCCAATTTCCCGACGCGGACTCAGCGGATGCGCAGGATGCAGCAGCAGTCACAGATCCGGCGGTGTCGACCGCCGCCGGGGTGCTGCCATGA
- a CDS encoding DUF1559 domain-containing protein, with the protein MEKNRVPVDHPAKPKGFTLVELLVVIAIIGILVGLLLPAVQSARGAARRMQCTNRLKQLGLAIHNFESAYKGLPMLGEAQEGGHWSAFILPFMEQQGLYEKLSFGSVNWASSAAINDASLDSPNEVFRQIAACELSVTGFQCPSSTALEPIFDASCYSPPWFVAARQPANYLAVVTGRQPNDWKPSFGWGRTNRGTWGDGQTTLHHSELDGMIITREPDKARISQGGMVGNRFRDVIDGLSNTLMIGEAEPDLFPPTDYTRQENQNAGRKDHWAIGGDDFDNWEGTDWSEMGGSTAVAINYQKPVDDRFSDRSETWAAYEVSFGSNHPGGAQFCLGDGSVRFITESVDQVVYSALGTRDGREVEANEIEQ; encoded by the coding sequence ATGGAAAAGAACCGCGTCCCCGTGGATCACCCGGCAAAGCCGAAGGGATTCACCTTGGTCGAATTGCTCGTCGTTATCGCCATCATTGGCATTCTGGTGGGGTTGCTTTTGCCGGCAGTGCAAAGTGCCCGTGGCGCCGCACGACGCATGCAATGCACCAACCGTCTGAAACAACTCGGGTTGGCGATCCACAACTTTGAAAGCGCCTACAAGGGACTGCCCATGCTGGGCGAGGCCCAGGAAGGCGGCCACTGGTCAGCATTCATTCTGCCGTTCATGGAACAGCAAGGTTTGTACGAAAAACTGTCGTTCGGCAGTGTGAACTGGGCATCCAGCGCGGCGATCAACGACGCTTCGCTGGATTCACCGAACGAAGTGTTTCGCCAGATTGCCGCGTGCGAGCTGAGCGTGACTGGATTTCAGTGCCCTTCATCGACCGCGTTGGAACCGATCTTCGACGCGTCTTGCTATTCGCCGCCATGGTTTGTGGCTGCCCGGCAGCCAGCCAACTACTTGGCCGTTGTAACGGGCCGGCAACCCAATGACTGGAAGCCATCATTCGGATGGGGGCGAACCAACCGTGGCACCTGGGGCGATGGCCAAACCACGCTCCACCACAGCGAACTGGACGGCATGATCATCACGCGTGAACCCGACAAGGCACGCATCAGCCAAGGCGGAATGGTCGGCAATCGTTTCCGCGACGTCATCGATGGACTGTCCAACACGTTGATGATCGGTGAAGCCGAACCGGATCTATTCCCGCCCACCGATTACACCCGCCAAGAAAACCAGAATGCCGGACGTAAAGACCACTGGGCCATCGGCGGTGACGACTTTGACAACTGGGAAGGCACCGATTGGTCGGAGATGGGCGGATCAACCGCTGTCGCCATCAATTACCAAAAGCCCGTCGACGATCGATTCTCCGATCGCTCGGAAACCTGGGCCGCCTACGAGGTCAGCTTCGGCAGCAATCACCCCGGCGGTGCACAGTTCTGCCTGGGCGATGGCTCGGTCCGCTTCATCACTGAATCGGTGGACCAAGTGGTCTACAGCGCGCTGGGTACTCGTGACGGCCGTGAGGTCGAGGCAAACGAGATCGAGCAATAA
- a CDS encoding PEP-CTERM sorting domain-containing protein (PEP-CTERM proteins occur, often in large numbers, in the proteomes of bacteria that also encode an exosortase, a predicted intramembrane cysteine proteinase. The presence of a PEP-CTERM domain at a protein's C-terminus predicts cleavage within the sorting domain, followed by covalent anchoring to some some component of the (usually Gram-negative) cell surface. Many PEP-CTERM proteins exhibit an unusual sequence composition that includes large numbers of potential glycosylation sites. Expression of one such protein has been shown restore the ability of a bacterium to form floc, a type of biofilm.) → MKKILLSLIATIAMATGAQADMFISGSETLATDNVINLTLGDIQSIYVWADTDSGQSFSSISFNVTTDTPDLITAVDYAVTAPAPWASFGQESLNTGNLLVNNGGAFNFLGGFESSPGNEFFQLARIDIQALAGGSGNLGVEIGGAGIGITPPGSEAGWAFNSATVNVSAVPEPGTFAVLGVVGSAYSGYRIRRRKQKQNKA, encoded by the coding sequence ATGAAAAAGATTCTGCTTTCCCTCATTGCGACCATCGCAATGGCAACCGGCGCACAAGCCGACATGTTCATCAGCGGCAGCGAAACGTTGGCCACTGACAATGTCATTAACCTGACGTTGGGTGACATCCAGTCCATCTACGTTTGGGCGGACACCGATTCGGGTCAGTCGTTCAGTTCGATTTCGTTCAACGTGACGACCGACACTCCGGACCTGATCACCGCAGTCGACTACGCCGTTACTGCACCGGCACCTTGGGCCAGCTTTGGCCAAGAATCGTTGAATACCGGAAACTTGCTGGTCAACAACGGCGGCGCATTCAATTTCTTGGGTGGATTTGAATCGTCCCCGGGCAACGAGTTCTTTCAATTGGCACGAATCGATATCCAAGCCCTTGCCGGTGGCAGCGGAAATCTGGGTGTCGAGATCGGTGGTGCCGGAATCGGCATCACACCGCCAGGCAGCGAGGCCGGATGGGCATTCAACAGTGCCACGGTCAATGTCAGCGCCGTCCCAGAACCCGGTACGTTCGCCGTCCTGGGTGTCGTCGGCAGTGCTTACAGCGGATACCGCATTCGCCGCCGCAAGCAAAAGCAAAACAAAGCCTGA
- the phnW gene encoding 2-aminoethylphosphonate--pyruvate transaminase: protein MDDDIPYLLLTPGPLTTSRGVRQSMLRDYCTWDADYNQLVADLRNRLVTLAGGGDRYTAVLMQGSGTFSVEATIGSVIPPGGKLLVISNGAYGRRMEQIARRLSIDHSECWLGETQVADPADVRQALQDDPAITHVAIVHCETSTGMLNPIESIGAVCRQMGKVYIVDAMSSFGGIPMSMESVGADFMISSANKCIQGVPGFGFVIADRDRLSETKGWARSLSLDLYDQWSEMESKGGKWRYTSPTHVVRAFVQAMDELDAEGGVAARHQRYSENHRRLVDGVAALGITALLPAAIQSPIITSFLYPDVDGFAFDDFYQALKQRRFVIYPGKVSDAQTFRIGNIGHVFPEDIDQLVAAIAEVIGELTVASSR from the coding sequence GTGGACGATGACATTCCATACCTGTTGTTAACTCCCGGGCCGCTGACGACATCGCGCGGCGTGCGTCAATCAATGCTGCGTGATTACTGCACCTGGGACGCGGACTACAACCAACTGGTTGCCGACTTACGTAATCGTTTGGTGACGTTGGCCGGCGGCGGCGACCGCTATACCGCGGTCTTGATGCAGGGCAGCGGGACTTTTTCGGTCGAAGCAACGATCGGATCGGTGATTCCCCCAGGCGGGAAACTGCTGGTGATCAGCAACGGTGCGTACGGTCGGCGTATGGAGCAGATTGCCCGGCGTCTGTCGATCGACCACAGCGAATGCTGGTTGGGGGAGACCCAAGTCGCCGATCCGGCGGACGTCCGGCAGGCTCTGCAAGACGATCCCGCGATCACTCATGTCGCCATTGTTCATTGTGAAACCAGCACCGGCATGTTGAACCCGATCGAATCGATCGGCGCGGTATGCCGTCAGATGGGCAAGGTCTACATCGTCGATGCCATGTCATCGTTCGGCGGTATTCCGATGTCGATGGAATCTGTCGGTGCCGACTTCATGATTTCATCGGCCAACAAGTGCATTCAGGGCGTGCCCGGATTCGGGTTTGTGATTGCCGATCGTGATCGATTATCTGAAACAAAGGGTTGGGCACGGTCGCTTAGTTTGGACCTGTACGACCAGTGGTCGGAAATGGAATCCAAAGGCGGCAAATGGCGCTACACGTCACCCACGCACGTGGTCCGCGCATTCGTTCAGGCGATGGATGAATTGGACGCCGAAGGTGGTGTCGCCGCGCGTCACCAACGGTACAGCGAAAATCATCGTCGACTGGTTGATGGCGTTGCCGCACTTGGCATTACGGCGCTGTTGCCGGCGGCGATTCAATCACCCATCATCACCTCGTTCTTGTACCCGGATGTGGATGGCTTTGCATTTGATGACTTCTATCAGGCATTGAAGCAACGTCGCTTTGTCATCTATCCGGGCAAAGTCAGCGACGCACAGACGTTTCGAATCGGCAACATCGGTCATGTCTTTCCCGAAGACATCGATCAGTTGGTTGCCGCAATCGCCGAAGTCATCGGTGAACTGACGGTTGCATCATCGCGATAG
- the phnX gene encoding phosphonoacetaldehyde hydrolase: MSNHLIKLVVFDWAGTTVDFGCFSPVQPFRLALAAEGIDVSIDEARLPMGLSKLDHLHAIFEMSNVRRQWREKFQREWTEDDVRRVYEDGFVPQQLQCAKDHSDLVPGLLQCIQRLRKRNIKIASTTGYFRDAAEIVFARAAEQGYEPDFCICGTDVPAGRPAPWMIFRAMEALNVCPPAAVLKIGDTVPDVLAGINAGAWSVGVTDTSSSMGLSQAEFEALSDAEKENRRDACAATLTDAGAHAVIPSIASLPELIERIEAGEFELQRPSSASELQVESF; this comes from the coding sequence ATGTCGAATCACCTTATCAAGTTGGTTGTTTTTGACTGGGCGGGAACCACCGTCGATTTTGGTTGCTTTTCACCGGTGCAGCCGTTTCGTCTCGCCTTGGCGGCCGAGGGTATTGATGTGTCCATCGACGAAGCTCGGCTGCCGATGGGCTTGTCCAAGTTGGATCACTTGCACGCCATTTTTGAAATGTCCAATGTGCGACGGCAATGGCGTGAGAAGTTCCAGCGGGAATGGACCGAGGACGACGTCCGGCGTGTGTATGAAGATGGCTTCGTGCCACAGCAACTGCAGTGTGCCAAAGATCACAGCGATCTTGTTCCCGGCTTGTTGCAATGCATTCAACGGCTGCGAAAACGAAACATCAAAATCGCCAGCACGACGGGATACTTTCGCGATGCCGCCGAAATCGTTTTCGCCCGCGCGGCCGAGCAGGGCTATGAACCGGACTTCTGCATCTGTGGGACCGATGTACCGGCAGGTCGTCCCGCACCTTGGATGATCTTTCGCGCGATGGAGGCGTTGAATGTTTGTCCGCCCGCTGCGGTGTTGAAAATCGGTGATACCGTTCCCGATGTTCTGGCGGGGATCAACGCCGGCGCTTGGTCGGTCGGCGTCACCGACACCAGCAGTTCCATGGGGTTGAGCCAAGCCGAATTTGAGGCCCTCTCGGATGCCGAGAAAGAAAATCGGCGTGACGCGTGTGCGGCAACCCTTACCGACGCGGGCGCGCACGCGGTGATTCCGTCGATTGCGAGTTTGCCGGAACTGATCGAGCGGATCGAAGCAGGCGAGTTTGAATTGCAACGGCCGAGTTCCGCATCGGAGTTACAAGTCGAATCCTTCTAG
- a CDS encoding DUF5690 family protein — protein MFQLPKSTALEAFLRRSSTQRVVPYAMAMAFATYFCMYAFRKPFAAGTYDGLRLWGLELKTALVISQILGYTLSKYLGIKYCSEAVRRYRAAMILGLIGLAELALLLFAVLPLGLKPVAMFFNGLPLGMIWGLIVWYLEGRRTSEILLAGLSCSFIVSSGVVKDVGLSLMDSGVSEWFMPFATGMCFFPLLIVCVWLLDHLPEPSPEDIAQRVRREPMSGTQRMNFVRSFAAGLGLLLAVYFFQTAYRDYRDNYQVDILQRLGYGDDDTALLSRMEIPVAFGVMICMGALTLVRDNRRGLAGALGIMIAGAALTGVSTLLMQQGVINGFWWMTLVGLGSYLTYVPFNSVLFDRLIAATGFVGTAVFCIYVADSLGYSGSVAIQIFGDVFATDSNRLEYFVNLSYCTSAIGVILSSVAGFYFWIKSAPSTTPFVDGAEQQSETF, from the coding sequence ATGTTTCAGCTTCCCAAAAGCACCGCTTTGGAAGCCTTCTTGCGAAGGTCATCCACCCAACGGGTCGTTCCCTATGCGATGGCAATGGCGTTTGCGACCTACTTTTGCATGTATGCGTTTCGCAAGCCTTTTGCGGCCGGGACCTATGACGGATTGCGGTTATGGGGATTGGAACTGAAAACCGCGTTGGTGATCAGCCAGATATTGGGCTACACCCTATCCAAGTACTTGGGCATTAAATATTGCTCCGAAGCGGTTCGGCGATACCGGGCGGCGATGATTCTTGGGCTGATCGGATTGGCCGAACTGGCGTTGTTATTATTTGCGGTGTTGCCTTTGGGGCTGAAGCCCGTGGCGATGTTTTTCAACGGTTTGCCGTTGGGAATGATCTGGGGGCTGATTGTCTGGTACCTGGAAGGCCGGCGGACATCGGAAATCCTGCTGGCCGGGCTCAGTTGTTCGTTCATTGTTTCCAGTGGCGTGGTGAAAGACGTCGGATTGTCGTTGATGGATTCCGGCGTATCGGAGTGGTTCATGCCGTTTGCCACCGGTATGTGCTTTTTCCCCTTATTGATTGTGTGTGTGTGGCTGTTGGATCATTTGCCCGAACCATCGCCCGAAGACATCGCCCAGCGGGTCCGCCGCGAACCCATGTCGGGAACGCAGCGGATGAATTTCGTTCGATCGTTCGCTGCGGGGTTGGGGCTGTTATTGGCGGTCTACTTCTTTCAAACGGCCTATCGAGATTACCGCGATAACTATCAAGTCGATATTCTTCAGCGACTTGGGTATGGCGACGATGACACCGCGCTGTTGTCGCGGATGGAGATTCCCGTGGCCTTTGGCGTCATGATTTGCATGGGGGCGTTGACGCTCGTCCGAGACAACCGCAGGGGGCTGGCCGGCGCATTGGGAATCATGATCGCTGGTGCCGCTTTGACGGGTGTCAGCACGCTGTTGATGCAGCAGGGGGTTATCAACGGATTTTGGTGGATGACTCTGGTCGGTTTGGGCTCTTATCTGACCTACGTCCCGTTCAATTCGGTTTTGTTTGATCGTTTGATTGCCGCAACCGGATTCGTGGGCACGGCGGTCTTTTGCATCTACGTCGCGGATTCGCTGGGCTACAGCGGTTCGGTGGCCATTCAGATTTTCGGCGACGTCTTTGCGACCGATTCGAATCGTCTGGAATATTTCGTCAATCTTAGTTACTGCACTTCGGCAATCGGCGTCATCCTGTCGTCGGTCGCGGGGTTCTATTTTTGGATTAAATCTGCACCATCCACGACTCCATTTGTGGACGGGGCGGAACAGCAAAGTGAAACGTTTTGA
- a CDS encoding aspartate aminotransferase family protein has protein sequence MEDCIERSLKVFPGGSNGEFNLPEELATVIVRGKGCELEDCAGRRFIDFSMGWGSVLVGHSHPDVVAAVSRRISQGSNFAYVTEESIEVAEEIVRISPACDTVRFAASGSEATHYCVRMARGFTGRPKVMKFEGAYHGAHDFGVASVFPQQPPPHPKVDWSGTGTIPGSDPLLLSAPFNDAATTATLIAEHAEDLAAVIVEPLQRCTPPEEGFLEKLRQVTRQHGILLIFDEVVTGFRLAYGGAQEYYGVTPDLVAYGKALGGGYPIGVYGGRADVMNCTREDRSDKPSYVWSASTLGGNPISAAASRAALAVYRQESTYDRLHALGRYLRDGMRRALMNTGAPGQVIGDGPLAQVVFTTEPIRNYRSMLTANRDRGRAVMLGLFEKGVFLNPMGTKLYLSLAHDEAVCDEFLERFTATLRETGYGRAPKTRYAFTESACVSVGRSAI, from the coding sequence ATGGAAGATTGCATCGAACGATCGCTGAAGGTGTTTCCAGGCGGTTCCAACGGCGAATTCAATCTGCCGGAAGAACTGGCCACGGTCATCGTGCGTGGGAAAGGCTGTGAGTTGGAAGACTGTGCCGGTCGTCGCTTCATCGACTTTTCCATGGGCTGGGGGTCGGTGCTGGTCGGGCATTCCCACCCCGATGTCGTTGCCGCAGTGTCACGGCGAATTAGCCAAGGGTCCAATTTCGCGTACGTGACCGAGGAATCGATCGAAGTCGCCGAGGAGATTGTTCGCATCAGTCCGGCGTGTGACACGGTTCGATTTGCCGCATCCGGAAGCGAGGCGACGCACTACTGTGTGCGGATGGCGCGTGGCTTCACCGGAAGACCCAAGGTGATGAAATTCGAAGGTGCCTATCACGGTGCCCACGACTTTGGCGTGGCCAGTGTTTTTCCCCAGCAACCGCCACCGCATCCCAAGGTGGATTGGAGCGGAACGGGAACCATTCCGGGATCGGATCCGTTGTTGCTTTCGGCTCCGTTCAACGACGCGGCAACCACAGCGACATTGATCGCCGAACATGCCGAAGACTTGGCCGCGGTCATTGTCGAACCGTTGCAGCGATGCACACCACCGGAAGAAGGCTTCTTGGAAAAGCTGCGTCAGGTCACCCGCCAGCACGGAATCTTGCTGATCTTTGACGAAGTGGTGACGGGTTTTCGTTTGGCTTATGGCGGCGCACAAGAATATTACGGCGTGACGCCGGACTTGGTCGCGTACGGCAAGGCGTTGGGCGGCGGGTATCCCATCGGTGTCTATGGGGGACGTGCGGATGTGATGAACTGCACCCGCGAGGACCGATCGGATAAACCCAGTTATGTTTGGTCGGCATCGACATTGGGCGGTAACCCCATTTCCGCCGCCGCCAGTCGCGCAGCACTGGCCGTGTACCGTCAAGAATCCACTTATGATCGTTTGCACGCCCTGGGACGTTATTTGCGTGACGGCATGCGGCGGGCTCTGATGAATACCGGGGCGCCGGGACAAGTGATCGGCGACGGTCCGCTGGCACAAGTGGTCTTTACGACCGAACCGATTCGCAATTATCGATCGATGCTGACCGCCAATCGCGATCGTGGTCGTGCGGTCATGTTGGGGCTATTTGAAAAGGGCGTGTTTTTAAATCCGATGGGAACCAAACTGTATCTTTCCTTGGCGCACGACGAAGCCGTCTGTGATGAGTTCCTTGAACGGTTCACTGCGACGCTTCGTGAAACCGGCTACGGCCGCGCGCCGAAGACACGCTACGCATTCACCGAATCGGCATGCGTTTCCGTGGGACGATCGGCGATATAG